From Argopecten irradians isolate NY chromosome 3, Ai_NY, whole genome shotgun sequence:
aatttgacctcgatatcggcggctTACAATGCAAGTTATTCCGGTTGCGCGCGGCACGgtgaggtttctacacgtgctaataaagccatttccagcataaactgaaattatcattttttgactgcacaaatcctttaaagagACTACATAGACgccaaaattttcttgtattaaacttttttttctataaaagaaaatggaagaaaaaacatatgtccgtgtgttcgtttttgagctattatCACCCAAAGATACCTAGTAGACAAagtattggattttatgggaattttgccgttttgaccagatattaaagccataatttcctaaggagatgtttgatatgtatggatgatTGTAGGATTTATTTCCCAGTGGTCTTCTTCAAAAAATATAcctgttttgattaataagactactatttttttttctcagaataacaacatattcTACCTATACCCCTTAATTCTGAGCTACAAAATGACCatttttcagccatttttgccaaatttaaccctttaaagaaaaagttctggtattaaacttttgttaaaaattttCATATCAACTGGGAAAGGGCTGTTCTGTCTAaatcagacaaaaaaaaaaaaaaaaaaaaaaaaatggggggtccgtgtgcttacttttttaccccattttaatatttgttatttttcagttttttagagtaaaaaaattgaagtgctcaaattacaaaataaagtgacaacagtgtatcatttcacacattaatgctcaatattttaatgacCACGAACCCAGTAcaaatttacagcaaaaattagctcgatacagctgaaaacacaggcgcagtgatgatttaaagatgctccaccaccgacaggcataaatgatattaatcatatgaacaataattggtgtttaatcgtatatatcattaacacaaaagaataatataaaataatttatttcgcctttggtgcatgcgcaatcagtacttcattccataggatatagtgtcacggaattttttcgggatgcaattaattattttccatatttttaacttgaagtaaaattagaagctcaaacttttcaatggtggtaatggtgtaaaggaagtattttttgtaactgaagaaaaatactaaatcgtctgctcctgtttttatagtttggtttggtttgtttagttttacgtcctattaacagccagggtcatgtaaggacgtgccaggtttgttggtggaggaaagccggagtacccggagaaaaatcaccgaccagcggtcagtacctggcaactgccccacataggattcgaacccgcatcccagaggtggagggcttgtggtaatatgtcgggacatcttttttttttccaaaaaaataattttattaaataatcaaTTTATACATAagaatatgtaacatacatttaaacattcaaaacaaaatacacaacaTATTGCATGTAAATTCTTTGTAAGTATATTCACATGCACACACTTTCACTCcattgaaattgaaacaatGTAATCATTACAGAAGCAAAGATTAGTCAGAATATAGCTggagagaaatatatataagtaatatgataagttaaatagaaataaatgaatataCAATCTCCCCTCtcttacataaaaatgaaacttGGACTAATTACGcatataaaaacaaaagttatcACAGAATTACATTTAGTTCAGACCCCACTACACTCACAAAAGGATtaagattttcaaaatattttgtaaataattgagCGTTCAGATTTGACAGATAATAAGAAAAACTGTATTTTGTATAGCtcttaagtgtagatttaaagaAAGACTTAATATCTACGAAACCTTCACCACACATACTTAAATTACGGCGCTTAAAGATACAGAACCTAGCGACAGCTAACATAaagttaacaaaataaaaattaacaaactttGGTTTTTCAATAAGTCCAAAAAGAATTAAAGTTTCGTATTTTATGGAATTGAGGATTAAAACATCTGCCTTCGCAAAAAGATCTTCTATGAGAGTAACAAGATAATCATGGAACTTTTTTAATTTAGAACATTGGACAAAAAGGTGAAGAATATCCTCAGATCGTTCTTTACAAACAGGACACAGGTCAGTAGTACACATATTATAACGAAAAAGTTTATCTCCAGTGAAAATGACATTGTGAGAAACTTTGAAATGTACTTCGACACAATTACTTGGGTAATAGCTTGCGTGTATAATTTGAAAAGCGCGCTTTAAATCAAAAGTAGGAAACACACCGGACCAGTACCCGATTGACACGGGCTCAGTGAAAGCACGCCGCACGAGTGCCTTGTAGATTTCACGTGTAGACGACGGAACAAACCGCGTGCCAGTGTCATTTATCATGAGAGGAAAGGGTTGTATACCGTTATTCGAAATTGGATTACATTGATTCTCAACATCTTAACCACCGCGGCCCgcgtttttatagtgaaaatcgtaaagtaaaaacaatttcagtacaaaatggtaaaactgtggctctactcaaagcgaaaaaaagacacaatttcaaaatggcctccAAAacggccatttcttaaaatccctgtataagaAAAAATCtgctgaaaatagaaatgtaatgttttgacaaaatttgcaactggcaacttgctacagatattgatagattttatttgaaaatctcataacttctttgatctatgtcgaaacgagacttcaacgggaaacctcagaagaatacaaccttaatGGACGACATTGTAAAATCCAGGTATCTTAAGTTATTTTAACCGTTTTGCGTTCCAGGAGTCATGAAGGTCCCAAGAGTTTTGGTACTACTGTGTACATTAGTCCTTGCCTTGGTTTACGTGATGGAAGTTCGACGTATAGGTCAGAGGAAGGCTGACAACAGAAACAATGTCTACATTTATCAGGATACCGCGGTATATTCTAATGTTTCACACGGAGCCGTAAAGGCAATGCTTCCGCGTGCCAAAGTCTCACAAAAGGTTGCCCCTTTTGGTTTCTCGCTTGAGAAGCTTAAGCTGGCAGTTGCCTCAGACGAGGTTGACAAAGCTGTCTCAGATCAGAAAGTTCCCGCACTAGAGAAGATGACCACTGTTGCTACACGCGATCCGTACAATGATGTCGCGCGTAAGAAAGTAAGCGTTGGTGTTTTACACGAGAATGTGACTGACGCTGTATCGATAAAGAGTCCAGTAGGTAGTGGCGGGATCATAACTTGGTCTCCGGGCTCAAGATGGACCAAACTGACGGAGCGTTGTACTGTTGGTAAGGATTTCGCTTTGAGTCACCTTCAGAGTCATATCGACACGCCTATCTTTGTGTATAAAGAGGAGGTTGACGAGGTTGTTTCGGGGTCAATACTGAAAACCGGTATATGGGAAAAGGAGCTTGTGGAAAAGTTACAGACGTTCCTAAGGAGGGACCCGGATCTGGTCCTGTTAGATATCGGAGCTAACGTCGGGGTGTTTTCTCTGATGGCAGCCAAATTGGGAAGGACAGTGTTCTCCATAGACTGTCTCACTGGCAACGTTCATAGGCTGTGCGCATCTGTTTCAGCTGGTAATTTGTCGAAGCAGGTAACTATCATCCACAACGCCATGTCAAACACGCGGGAAAATGTTACATTTGGTGGTTACCGAGGCAATGTCGGAGCGACATACGTTAAAAAGCTAGATAATAGCAGTATTGGTGGTAAGGACGTAGTCATGTCCATCTTACTAGATGATCTGTTAGAGCTGTATAAATTCAAAAAGGTCATGATAAAGATAGACGTGGAAGCATTTGAAGCTAATGTATTTCGAGGAGGCGAAACGTTCTTCTCCAAAGTACAGGTTCACTATCTCTTAATGGAATTCAAATACCATCGCGGTCGGAAAAGTGGTCAGTACGTTGTGGATTTCTTGTACAGACATAATATTGTGCCGATGTTAGAAGCCGGGATAGACCGGAAGCCATCCTCGTTAAAAGGAACTATCCCGTGGCCCGAAGATGTATTGTGGGTAAGGAAAGAATTGGAAAGTAAAGCTGTTTAAGTTGAATAATTTTGTTCTGTCGTTGTGCTTTCATTAAAGTTATTTTCAAGACAGAGGGCATTATTCCTAATATTTTAATTCCGTTTTGATCCGCACAGGGATATGATAATTAGTTAAAGTGTATGTCAACTTGGACCCATCAGAGTGCCAATGTATCATTTTTTACGTGTTAGAGATCTagatcaaaaatcggtaaaacCATATTCTGCATATAGTACTATACACCAAAAGGGCACAGgcggccaactcaatgaaaatgaatgttgtcatacatttttggTATTCGGTGGATGGACTGAgtatatatatgacagtcatgtgtttttattttttttcagaaaatacgagatttgaaaaattatataaaaaatcgGTATATTTACCATAAAACAGAGGAAGGGACGATAGTCGcgatattggattttttacccccacctcgattgaaatgaattttttcacaatagtatagcttttttcctagagtcatagtAACGCATCAatcctccgataatccataatcacacacataccatgcaaaagcatataaacgatgtctataaagtcgaacgcaatattttaatccaaaattaccagCGCTTTCTGACTtttgacatcgaaagcaacgtcctagtggagagcgattagagtgacttACCCTGCAATGTAATTCAATGAGTTTAGTCAGaggtattccgatacgtttgttttcgcggaaaatttgaaattaaaacgtatcggaatactattgtgaaaaaaataactttaaccGAGGTGGGAGTAAAaattccaatatggcgactgtcgtccctttctctgttttgatagtgaatatcccgatttttgtgtcgcctgcaacgcaagggcgacacttaggtatcactatgtctgCGTCGGTGTCGAtgtcggcgtccgggaaacggtttccgtgagataaattaattatttattgtccaatttctgctttatatcaatgagatctcggaagagttcaataatggtcaaaatccgtcaatatttgcaagagttatgggacttaaaaattttcaaaacagataaatccatggtttccgctcgataatttaaatatttattgtccaatttcaacaaaatttcattaatttctttacatcaatgagatctcggatgagttcgataatggcTTAATGGATAAtggataacttcacctaattattaacaatattttcaactgtaaaaaaaaactattttttgtgatgctgtgcaggcgataCATCCACTTCAGCTGAATTcttgtttaataatttttcaaatctcgtattttctgaaaaaaatcacatgattgtcatatatactcatcagtccatccaccaaatacaaaaaaatgtatcacaACATCCATTTCCATTGAGTTGGCCCCTGTGCAAAGGGTGGAAAGCTCCACGAAACAAAAAACTCTATCCCATATAGCTTTAGCgactaaaaaaaatcaatagtttttttttttaattcaaaacttTTTGTTGTTACATTCATCAACATGTGGTTATGATCTTTTcattaaaacatggctatgatgtcatcttttgttgtccccagtactttatttagactattgttcaagtacttgttctgtctgtagattAGTAGACCTTTCACTGTAgattagtttacctgtagctgtagattagtttcaactaatctacagttccaggtaaactaatgtacaatgAAAGGTAGAAAGTGACACTACATGCAGCATTGTAAAATTGGACAGATAAATAACAAGTAGATGTAATCaattcaacataaatgtaatagaaaacttcaataatacatattattacatattttctgttttatatattgattcgtGGACATCGGCATAAATCCAATCACATCAACCACAACGCATAAGATTACTCCTTGTGTTGAAAATCAAGAATCTTTAGTTTTTCGACAGCACAGGCATTCCTACAacgatgttttgattttaaatagaaatctgtactctttctttctttgaaaattgaatgaatgcTTTCGGTATATTTCCCAATAATTTCACTGTTAATTGCCtcatttcttgaatacataCACGTAACACTTAAATCCACGTTTTCCGAATTGAATAATTCCGGTTTAATTCCTTATCCAAGAATCACACAAAGCCTaatgaacaaattaaaaattttaagCTTTCTTTTCATCACTTTGCCGTTTTCACTGAATTTCAATGTAGTTTCCTTTAGAATCCACTAAAGcttgatattatgttttaggACCAATCATATTCTT
This genomic window contains:
- the LOC138319755 gene encoding uncharacterized protein; translation: MHTSSLVNINYLRANPGGRSITNVRTLQNTGVMKVPRVLVLLCTLVLALVYVMEVRRIGQRKADNRNNVYIYQDTAVYSNVSHGAVKAMLPRAKVSQKVAPFGFSLEKLKLAVASDEVDKAVSDQKVPALEKMTTVATRDPYNDVARKKVSVGVLHENVTDAVSIKSPVGSGGIITWSPGSRWTKLTERCTVGKDFALSHLQSHIDTPIFVYKEEVDEVVSGSILKTGIWEKELVEKLQTFLRRDPDLVLLDIGANVGVFSLMAAKLGRTVFSIDCLTGNVHRLCASVSAGNLSKQVTIIHNAMSNTRENVTFGGYRGNVGATYVKKLDNSSIGGKDVVMSILLDDLLELYKFKKVMIKIDVEAFEANVFRGGETFFSKVQVHYLLMEFKYHRGRKSGQYVVDFLYRHNIVPMLEAGIDRKPSSLKGTIPWPEDVLWVRKELESKAV